The nucleotide sequence CTCTCATCTTAGAGATCAGCAGAAGTATGATCTCTCATGGTAAAAAAATACTTTATATATCCGGTGAGGAATCCTCGGCTCAAGTGGGACTCAGAGCAGCTAGGATGAATGTTCTATCAGAGAACCTTCTTCTTTCCTCCGAAACCTACGCGGAGAATATTTCCGCAATGGTCGAGGATGTTTCTCCCGATTTAGTTTTCGTGGATTCCATCCAAACTCTTACAAGAGAGGCTCTTCCGAACCAAGCGGGAACCGTCACACAACTTAGAGAATGTACACAAGTGCTTTTGGAAACGGCAAAACGTACAGGTATCCCGATCTTAATGACCGGTCATATCACGAAAGATGGTGCAATTGCAGGCCCTAAGGTATTAGAACATTTAGTCGATACGGTATTGTACTTCGAAGGAGACAAACTGAATTATTTTAGACTTCTTCGCGCCGTAAAAAACAGATTCGGCGCGGTAGGTGATCTTGCCGTTTTTGAAATGTTGGAATCCGGATTAAAAGAAGTAAAAGACAGACAAAGGGTATTTATCAGCTCGCTAACGGAAGGAAAAAGCGGTTCTGTAATCAGCTCGGTATTAGAAGGAAGCCGTGCACTCAGTGTAGAAGTCCAAGCTTTGGTGAGTCGGACCAATTACTCCCAAGCAAGAAGAATGGCGGAAGGTCCCGACACTCGAAGACTTATACTGCTTGCTGCGGTAATTGAAAAATACTTGGGGCATACATTATCGGAATGTGATATATTCGGGAATCTGGCGGGTGGTCTGCAAGTGGACGAACCTGCACTCGACCTTGCGATCTGTGCTTCTATACTTTCCAGTTATACGGAAAGACCGGTACAGTCGGGATATGCGGTCATTGGAGAAGTCGGACTCTCCGGAGAAGTTCGTTCCGTTGGCCAGGTTTCCCTACGCTTGAAAGAATTGAAAGGTGTAGGGATCGAAACCGTATTTCTTCCCAAAGGGAATTTGGCGGAGATAGAAAAAATTCCCGGAATGGAAATCGTAGGTATCAGCGCACTCAGAGAATTAGAAGGTCTCTTTAAGTGAAAGTCGGGTTTTCGAAAAATTCGTTTGTAAGTTGTTTATATATTATAAAATCATTATATATTAATTTTTTGTTTTTCTTCCTTGCTTTTTTCGTTTTACCGGCCT is from Leptospira sp. WS58.C1 and encodes:
- the radA gene encoding DNA repair protein RadA, yielding MKKKISKVFLCQSCGQEFSRWAGKCESCGKWNTIVEESGGDRFSSSPSYKKSAVYKEPVPINSIPSDDTKRLSSGLSELDLVLGGGLVPGSLILVGGEPGVGKSTLILEISRSMISHGKKILYISGEESSAQVGLRAARMNVLSENLLLSSETYAENISAMVEDVSPDLVFVDSIQTLTREALPNQAGTVTQLRECTQVLLETAKRTGIPILMTGHITKDGAIAGPKVLEHLVDTVLYFEGDKLNYFRLLRAVKNRFGAVGDLAVFEMLESGLKEVKDRQRVFISSLTEGKSGSVISSVLEGSRALSVEVQALVSRTNYSQARRMAEGPDTRRLILLAAVIEKYLGHTLSECDIFGNLAGGLQVDEPALDLAICASILSSYTERPVQSGYAVIGEVGLSGEVRSVGQVSLRLKELKGVGIETVFLPKGNLAEIEKIPGMEIVGISALRELEGLFK